The Aspergillus chevalieri M1 DNA, chromosome 5, nearly complete sequence genome includes a region encoding these proteins:
- a CDS encoding uncharacterized protein (COG:L;~EggNog:ENOG410Q1CR): MSGNSRSQQFRVQSLEEFLKTDTPFLSWEDLQQKLLLPPQDRPSMRGPTASNSIESLLSASSYPVPETSIAQDYQRQEAPLYGGFSIETPSSQNEIDQSVQSISTPVTRHSRRRSESIASSYSPRKRGRPRKDVADVLDEDPEERRRLQIRLAQRAYRSRRERSLLRYKSRIAQLENAVENMSTSVLSLSQQLVQSGVLESNPELANHLHGTVLTCLRSIKEAGCEGERETPDTSPASEKPPSTSSITEEINPVQSWVVELIARSQLDTSQPFGANRRRLQDASIGSSQYISSSTEVTDIELPAFIERLHLACLSQGYMALRDKSIPMDRLRRPFRLLLTFMSRERMTSYFEAALHFRLSQQRLDEWKDVPFFSLGGAGTHAAPGSTSGRFSSQKWVTIQDPLAQFPPDIQEDLDGEWFTIQDLEGFLRQRGVDKFACDPAESRPSSPTRAVVSVARLMHALISKCICLGRSPGFRRCDVERALSAAVST; the protein is encoded by the exons ATGTCTGGCAACTCCAGATCGCAGCAATTTCGGGTCCAATCCCTTGAGGAATTCCTGAAAACAGACACGCCGTTCTTATCTTGGGAGGATCTCCAGCAGAAGCTGCTGCTCCCTCCTCAGGATCGCCCATCCATGCGCGGGCCTACAGCTTCTAACAGCATTGAATCATTGTTGTCCGCATCTTCGTATCCGGTGCCTGAGACCTCGATTGCACAAGACTACCAACGTCAAGAGGCTCCTCTATATGGCGGGTTCTCCATCGAAACTCCGTCGAGTCAAAATGAGATAGATCAAAGTGTTCAGTCGATATCAACCCCAGTGACGAGGCATTCACGACGTCGCAGTGAGTCAATCGCGAGCAGCTATTCCCCGAGGAAACGGGGAAGGCCACGCAAAGATGTGGCAGACGTGTTGGACGAAGACCCCGAGGAG CGTCGTCGGTTGCAAATACGTCTGGCGCAGAGGGCTTACCGCTCGCGACGAGAAAGAAGTCTCTTACGCTATAAAAGCCGTATTGCGCAGCTGGAAAACGCGGTTGAGAATATGAGCACGTCCGTCCTCTCGCTTAGCCAACAGCTGGTCCAGTCTGGCGTCTTGGAGTCAAATCCGGAGCTTGCTAATCATCTGCATGGTACTGTGTTGACATGTCTGCGCTCCATCAAGGAAGCAGGCTGCGAAGGTGAACGAGAGACTCCCGATACTTCCCCAGCAAGTGAGAAGCCTCCTTCTACGTCCTCGATAACAGAAGAGATAAACCCTGTTCAATCTTGGGTTGTTGAACTTATAGCTCGCTCGCAGTTGGATACCTCCCAGCCTTTTGGCGCAAATCGTAGAAGATTGCAAGACGCCTCCATCGGCAGCTCCCAGTATATATCCAGCTCGACAGAGGTCACAGACATCGAGTTACCTGCATTTATTGAAAGACTGCACCTCGCTTGCCTTTCTCAAGGATATATGGCCTTGCGCGATAAATCCATCCCCATGGATCGATTGCGAAGACCGTTCCGTCTTCTTCTAACATTCATGAGTCGGGAGCGCATGACCTCTTACTTCGAAGCAGCGCTTCACTTCCGACTCAGCCAGCAGCGGCTGGATGAATGGAAAGACGTACCCTTCTTTAGCTTGGGCGGGGCAGGTACGCATGCGGCACCGGGGAGTACTAGCGGAAGGTTCTCCTCCCAGAAATGGGTCACAATTCAGGATCCTTTAGCGCAGTTTCCTCCTGATATTCAGGAAGACCTGGATGGGGAATGGTTCACCATACAGGACTTGGAAGGGTTCCTCCGCCAAAGGGGGGTCGATAAATTTGCATGCGATCCCGCAGAATCTAGACCAAGTTCGCCAACGCGAGCTGTGGTCAG